A genomic window from Haladaptatus caseinilyticus includes:
- a CDS encoding OBG GTPase family GTP-binding protein, with translation MGLEEEIEALREEITNTPYNKSTESHIGRLKAKLAEKKEKLENQSSAGGGEGYAVEKTGDATVAFVGFPSVGKSTLLNSLTAAESEVGAYEFTTLNVNPGMLQYNGANIQLLDVPGLIEGAAHGRGGGQEVLSVVRAADLVVFVLSVFEIDQYERLRKELYENKIRLDSTPPSISIAKKGRGGIRVTSSADQDISENVIKEVLRERGYVNANVTLREKVDIDRLIDGIMDNRVYIPSMVTVNKVDLIEHDYAQKVNEQLRDHDIDPDEAVFISAEKEKGLDALREKIWDELGLMRIYMDKPGRGVDYDEPLVLPYGSTIEDACDRLGGEMRERFRFARVSGPSAKHDEQQVGMEHELADEDVLRMILRK, from the coding sequence ATGGGACTGGAGGAGGAAATCGAAGCACTCCGCGAGGAAATCACCAATACGCCGTACAACAAGTCGACCGAGTCGCACATCGGTCGGCTGAAGGCGAAGCTCGCGGAGAAAAAGGAAAAGTTGGAAAACCAGTCCTCTGCCGGCGGTGGCGAAGGATACGCGGTCGAAAAAACGGGTGATGCGACGGTTGCGTTCGTCGGCTTTCCGAGTGTCGGTAAATCCACTCTCCTGAACTCACTCACCGCCGCAGAGAGCGAAGTTGGCGCGTACGAGTTCACGACGCTAAACGTCAATCCAGGCATGCTGCAGTACAACGGCGCGAACATCCAACTGCTCGACGTGCCGGGACTTATCGAAGGTGCGGCCCACGGACGCGGTGGCGGACAGGAAGTCCTCTCCGTCGTCCGTGCCGCCGACCTCGTCGTGTTCGTTCTCTCCGTCTTCGAAATCGACCAATACGAACGGCTTCGAAAGGAGTTGTACGAGAACAAGATTCGGTTGGACTCTACACCACCGAGCATCTCGATCGCCAAAAAAGGGCGAGGCGGAATTCGTGTGACGTCCAGCGCCGACCAGGATATCTCGGAGAACGTCATCAAAGAGGTCCTTCGAGAGCGTGGATACGTAAATGCGAACGTGACGCTCCGTGAGAAAGTGGATATCGACCGCCTCATCGACGGTATCATGGACAACCGCGTCTACATACCGTCGATGGTGACGGTAAACAAAGTAGACCTCATCGAACACGATTACGCCCAGAAGGTCAACGAACAACTGCGTGACCACGACATCGACCCCGACGAGGCGGTGTTTATCAGCGCGGAAAAGGAAAAAGGGCTGGATGCGCTGCGGGAGAAAATCTGGGACGAACTCGGATTGATGCGAATCTATATGGACAAACCGGGGCGAGGCGTCGATTACGACGAACCGCTCGTGCTCCCGTATGGAAGCACGATCGAAGACGCCTGTGACCGACTCGGCGGCGAAATGCGCGAACGATTCCGATTTGCGCG
- a CDS encoding VNG_1110C family protein: MPDPARLRDSTQIVLPRDALSGIRRELERQFMVSIIPFEEGYLRIIGSPIEIKQASQFLGRHGVSLP, translated from the coding sequence ATGCCGGACCCCGCCCGCCTCCGCGATAGTACGCAGATAGTTCTCCCCCGCGACGCGCTCAGTGGTATTCGACGCGAATTGGAACGGCAGTTCATGGTCAGCATCATCCCCTTCGAAGAGGGCTATCTCCGTATCATCGGTAGTCCAATCGAGATCAAACAGGCGAGCCAGTTTCTCGGCCGTCATGGCGTGAGCTTACCGTAA
- a CDS encoding 50S ribosomal protein L11, whose protein sequence is MADTIEVLVPGGQANPGPPLGPELGPTAVNVQEVVNEINEQTAAFDGTEVPVTISIEEDGSFELEIGVPPTAALIKDEAGFETGSGEPQKNFVADLSIDQVKKIAEQKHPDLLAYDTKNAAKEVVGTCASLGVTVEGDDAREFKAKVDAGEYDDALEA, encoded by the coding sequence ATGGCTGATACAATCGAAGTCCTCGTACCCGGAGGGCAGGCCAACCCCGGCCCACCGCTCGGCCCGGAACTTGGCCCGACCGCGGTCAACGTGCAGGAAGTCGTCAACGAAATCAACGAGCAGACTGCCGCATTCGACGGCACCGAAGTTCCCGTCACGATCTCCATCGAGGAGGACGGCAGTTTCGAACTCGAAATCGGTGTCCCGCCGACGGCGGCACTCATCAAGGACGAAGCCGGATTCGAGACGGGCAGTGGCGAACCCCAGAAGAACTTCGTCGCTGACCTCTCCATCGACCAAGTGAAGAAGATCGCGGAGCAGAAACACCCCGATCTCCTCGCCTACGACACGAAGAACGCGGCGAAGGAAGTCGTCGGCACGTGTGCCTCGCTCGGCGTTACCGTCGAAGGCGACGACGCTCGCGAATTCAAAGCGAAGGTCGACGCAGGCGAGTACGACGACGCGCTCGAAGCCTAA
- a CDS encoding 50S ribosomal protein L1, which translates to MADNEIEQAVSRALEDSPERNFRETVDLAINLRDLDLNDPSNRVDESIVLPSGTGQDTQIVVFAEGETALRAEDVADDVLGGDELEDLGDDTDAAKDLADETDFFVAEASLMQDIGRYLGTVLGPRGKMPTPLQPDDDVVETVNRMKNTVQLRSGDRRTFHTRVGAEDMSAEEIADNIDVIIRRLHSNLEKGPLNVDTVFVKTTMGPSVEVA; encoded by the coding sequence ATGGCAGATAATGAAATAGAGCAAGCAGTCTCTCGCGCACTCGAGGACTCCCCGGAGCGGAATTTCCGTGAAACGGTGGACCTCGCGATCAATCTGCGCGACCTCGATTTAAACGATCCGTCGAATCGTGTAGACGAGAGTATCGTACTCCCGTCCGGAACCGGCCAGGATACCCAAATCGTCGTGTTCGCGGAGGGCGAAACCGCCCTCCGTGCTGAGGACGTCGCGGACGACGTTCTCGGTGGCGACGAGTTGGAAGACCTGGGTGACGATACCGACGCGGCAAAGGATCTCGCCGACGAGACCGACTTCTTCGTTGCCGAGGCGTCGCTGATGCAGGACATCGGTCGATACCTCGGTACCGTGCTCGGTCCACGTGGTAAGATGCCGACGCCGCTTCAACCCGACGACGACGTCGTCGAAACCGTCAACCGGATGAAAAACACCGTCCAGCTTCGAAGCGGTGACCGACGCACGTTCCACACGCGCGTCGGTGCGGAGGACATGTCCGCCGAGGAGATCGCCGATAACATCGACGTCATCATTCGGCGTCTCCACTCCAACCTGGAGAAAGGTCCGCTCAACGTCGATACCGTCTTCGTGAAGACGACGATGGGGCCGTCCGTGGAGGTGGCCTGA
- a CDS encoding 50S ribosomal protein L10, whose amino-acid sequence MSAERKTETIPEWKRAEVDELTDFVDRYSSVGVVNITGIPSKQLQNMRRSLHGSAELRVSRNTLVERALESVGDGFEDLEEYISGQVGLIGTNDNPFGLYKELEASKSPAPISAGEIAPNEITIPEGDTGVDPGPFVGELQQAGAAARIMDGSIHVTEDSLVAEEGDEVSPELANVLAELGMVPKEVGLDLRAVYSDGVMFESDELAIDVDEYRADIERAAAFGRNLSVNAVYPTEQTVPLLVSKATGEAKSLGLQAAIESPDLASDLVSKADAQVRTLAAQIDDEDALPEELRGIEAPAAGGAEEEESTDEEATEAEPEDDDDDDDDDEDAGGEGLGAMFG is encoded by the coding sequence ATGTCCGCAGAACGCAAGACTGAGACGATTCCGGAGTGGAAGCGCGCGGAAGTCGATGAGTTAACCGACTTCGTCGACAGGTACAGCAGTGTTGGCGTCGTCAACATCACCGGCATCCCGAGCAAACAGCTCCAGAATATGCGTCGCAGTCTCCACGGGAGCGCGGAACTCCGCGTCAGCCGAAATACCCTCGTGGAACGGGCGCTCGAATCCGTCGGTGACGGATTCGAGGATTTAGAGGAGTATATCTCCGGACAGGTCGGTCTCATCGGAACGAACGACAACCCGTTCGGCCTGTACAAGGAACTCGAAGCATCCAAGAGTCCGGCACCGATTTCGGCGGGCGAAATCGCTCCGAACGAAATCACCATTCCGGAAGGTGACACGGGCGTCGACCCCGGCCCGTTCGTTGGTGAACTCCAGCAGGCCGGAGCTGCCGCACGGATCATGGATGGTTCCATCCACGTAACCGAGGACAGTCTCGTCGCGGAGGAAGGCGACGAGGTTTCACCCGAGCTCGCGAACGTGCTCGCTGAACTCGGTATGGTGCCGAAAGAGGTCGGTCTCGACCTGCGCGCCGTCTACTCCGATGGCGTCATGTTCGAATCGGACGAGCTCGCCATCGACGTGGACGAGTACCGCGCGGACATCGAGCGGGCTGCGGCCTTCGGTCGCAACCTCTCCGTCAACGCGGTGTACCCGACCGAACAGACCGTTCCCCTGCTCGTCTCGAAGGCGACTGGCGAGGCCAAGAGCCTCGGTCTCCAGGCCGCCATCGAGAGTCCGGACCTCGCTTCGGACCTCGTGAGCAAAGCGGACGCTCAGGTTCGGACCCTGGCTGCACAGATCGACGACGAAGATGCGCTGCCCGAGGAGCTTCGTGGTATCGAAGCACCTGCGGCGGGCGGTGCTGAAGAAGAAGAATCGACTGACGAAGAAGCAACTGAAGCCGAGCCTGAAGACGACGATGACGACGACGACGATGACGAAGATGCAGGCGGAGAAGGTCTCGGCGCTATGTTCGGATAA